In the Drosophila gunungcola strain Sukarami unplaced genomic scaffold, Dgunungcola_SK_2 000001F, whole genome shotgun sequence genome, one interval contains:
- the LOC128261746 gene encoding gustatory receptor 23a isoform X2, protein MRSLELITRRFLAAILWTMGLVPLPAISQLRWLFLSLASRCCWIVYLVYLLKVGFSFSSVAIESVGNVVGTMLFMGNSVLGLLILLESVLKEKTHSQLENLRFQSQLQLQRLGIFGRRRQAGYLLPLIGVQLTCDLVRVFINSRETISPVFTISLPLMWLLRFRYVQLVQHVMDLNQRSLQLRRSLLSLASGNDLWQPYGLHECRQLQTLRTTYERIFECYENFSDCYGWGILGLHLLSSFQFVTSAYYMLMWLYDGQNLQPLIFNGATGIDFGTPIATLFWLGDSGAENGRQIGCLISKLVKPQGSKRYNDLVSEFSLQTLHQRFVVTAKDFFSLNLRLLSSMFAAVVTYLVILIQFMFAERSSRG, encoded by the exons ATGAGGTCCTTGGAGCTAATAACCCGTCGATTCTTGGCTGCAATACTATGGACAATGGGTTTGGTGCCCCTGCCAGCGATTTCCCAGTTGCGATGGCTGTTTTTATCCCTGGCTAGTCGGTGCTGTTGGATCGTTTACTTGGTGTACTTGCTAAAAGTTGGCTTCAGCTTCTCTTCGGTGGCCATCGAAAGTGTGGGCAATGTGGTGGGCACAATGTTGTTTATGGGTAACTCAGTGCTGGGACTTCTTATCCTGCTGGAAAGTGTCCTGAAGGAGAAAACTCACAGCCAGTTGGAGAATCTGCGTTTTCAGTCGCAATTGCAGCTGCAAAGACTTGGAATCTTTGGCAGACGTCGCCAGGCGGGATATCTATTGCCTTTGATTGGTGTCCAGCTTACTTGTGATCTCGTTAGAGTGTTTATTAATAGCAGGGAAACAATATCGCCTGTTTTTACCATATCACTGCCCTTGATGTGGCTCCTCCGGTTTCGCTATGTCCAACTGGTGCAGCATGTCATGGATCTCAATCAGCGATCCCTCCAGCTGCGCAGATCCCTGTTGTCCTTGGCCTCTGGCAACGATCTCTGGCAGCCCTATGGACTCCACGAGTGTCGTCAGCTGCAGACCCTGCGCACCACCTACGAAAGGATCTTCGAGTGCTACGAAAACTTCAGCGACTGCTACGGATGGGGCATCCTCGGACTGCACCTGCTGTCCAGCTTCCAGTTCGTGACTAGTGCTTACTACATGCTCATGTGGCTGTACGATGGCCAAAATCTGCAGCCATTGATCTTCAATGGAGCCACCGGCATCGACTTTGGCACACCCATTGCCACATTGTTCTGGCTCGGCGATTCTGGAGCTGAAAAC GGTCGCCAGATCGGTTGCCTTATTTCAAAGTTGGTAAAGCCCCAGGGCAGCAAGCGATATAATGATTTGGTGAGTGAGTTTTCTCTGCAGACCCTACATCAACGTTTTGTGGTCACTGCCAAGGATTTCTTCAGTCTTAATTTGCGTCTTCTCAGCAGC atgTTTGCAGCTGTGGTCACTTACCTGGTCATTCTCATACAGTTCATGTTTGCTGAGAGGAGTTCTAGGGGCTAA
- the LOC128261746 gene encoding gustatory receptor 23a isoform X1, which produces MFPLTRVQVASRAVLRLFHLILVTFSLRSSRLPRWIRWLRFLFWTWWFIAIWTQSLIFAQTIDCNLDCILRHLLTFFQTLSHAFFVVVNFHLGFRVEQDQMEEVVICETSDPWLAFTVLAMILPILGVEYLVYSNASENAYRILIYHLKTSPSHVALQMQFISFILEVMKVNIRVRQAKQQLQLLARELSSRWPQCKQRPEYFDQQSYRIKDLKRRYNEIYNLFDRINDFFGASLLIIIIVFFALFVCNSYWLFVDVRTNPLRIYVILLNLGFIFNVALQMSTACWHCQQSDNLGRQIGCLISKLVKPQGSKRYNDLVSEFSLQTLHQRFVVTAKDFFSLNLRLLSSMFAAVVTYLVILIQFMFAERSSRG; this is translated from the exons ATGTTTCCCTTGACAAGAGTGCAAGTAGCCTCTCGAGCGGTTCTCAGGTTGTTCCACCTTATTTTAGTGACTTTTTCTTTGAGATCCAGTAGACTGCCTCGCTGGATCCGTTGGTTACGCTTCTTGTTCTGGACATGGTGGTTCATTGCGATCTGGACACAAAGCTTGATTTTTGCTCAAACGATTGACTGCAATCTGGACTGCATTCTGCGTCACTTGCTCACATTTTTCCAGACTCTCTCGCATGCTTTTTTTGTGGTTGTAAACTTTCATCTCGGGTTCAGAGTGGAACAAGACCAAATGGAGGAGGTGGTTATATGTGAGACCTCGGATCCCTGGCTGGCCTTCACTGTGCTGGCAATGATACTGCCCATTCTGGGAGTCGAGTATTTGGTGTATTCGAATGCGTCTGAAAACGCCTATCGGATCTTGATTTATCATCTGAAAACGAGCCCAAGTCACGTGGCTCTGCAGATGCAGTTTATCTCCTTCATTCTGGAGGTCATGAAGGTGAATATCAGGGTTCGCCAGGCCAAACAGCAACTTCAGTTGCTGGCCAGGGAGCTATCCAGTCGTTGGCCACAATGTAAACAAAGGCCGGAGTATTTCGACCAGCAGTCCTATCGAATAAAAGACCTTAAACGGCGCTATAATGAAATCTACAATCTCTTCGATCGgatcaatgatttttttggaGCAAGTCtgctcatcatcatcattgttttctttgctttgTTTGTGTGCAATTCATATTGGCTGTTTGTGGATGTGAGAACTAATCCCTTGAGGATCTATGTCATTCTCCTCAATCTGggatttattttcaatgtgGCTCTGCAGatgtcgactgcttgctggcaCTGTCAACAAAGTGATAACTTA GGTCGCCAGATCGGTTGCCTTATTTCAAAGTTGGTAAAGCCCCAGGGCAGCAAGCGATATAATGATTTGGTGAGTGAGTTTTCTCTGCAGACCCTACATCAACGTTTTGTGGTCACTGCCAAGGATTTCTTCAGTCTTAATTTGCGTCTTCTCAGCAGC atgTTTGCAGCTGTGGTCACTTACCTGGTCATTCTCATACAGTTCATGTTTGCTGAGAGGAGTTCTAGGGGCTAA
- the LOC128261520 gene encoding uncharacterized protein LOC128261520 isoform X2, whose protein sequence is MDAINNIFKPLDDEEDEKKPDCLKDEENRDGNMSNLDKLFDKLCPNDHSFVREEVDIKNPKPEISDFYKNFFMKSPIDFSWKKANIKGDLMGNDLDIDYVNIFEDVGKLAQVEKQLQLLYRPFTCVMDVSCRFNMYELCLLLIDSRYDPGSHPSVSVKVTHPSALVKITPGGKIVSTALSVDSARRALFKVVRILQNLDYKADVNNFSKNIVNASFNMPFKLDLELMIRRHPEEVTHNRSKRPFITYTFEDLGVRFAIFPTGFVLVLHSSSHSETRAALGAFLPILARFKNGYPTLEEQQGLLVGDLTYKLVWERRLEDDKDGLLLYS, encoded by the exons atggatgccataaataatatattcaaACCACTAGATGATGAGGA AGATGAGAAAAAACCTGACTGCCTAAAGGATGAGGAAAATCGTGATGGTAACATGTCCAATCTGGACAAACTATTTGATAAACTTTGCCCAAATGATCATAGTTTCGTAAGGGAAGAGGTGGATATTAAGAATCCAAAGCCGGAAATTAGTGACTTTtacaagaatttttttatgaagaGTCCTATTGATTTTTCCTGGAAAAAGGCCAACATAAAGGGTGATCTGATGGGAAACGACTTAGATATAGACTATGTGAATATTTTTGAGGATGTGGGCAAACTGGCCCAGGTGGAGAAGCAGCTGCAGTTGCTCTACAGACCCTTCACTTGTGTCATGGATGTCAGCTGCCGATTCAATATGTACGAACTGTGCCTGCTGCTGATCGATTCCCGCTACGATCCGGGTAGTCATCCTTCCGTCTCCGTGAAGGTGACCCATCCCAGTGCCCTGGTGAAGATCACTCCAGGTGGCAAGATTGTGTCCACCGCTTTATCCGTTGATTCGGCAAGGCGTGCCCTGTTCAAGGTCGTTAGAATACTGCAGAATCTGGACTACAAGGCGGAtgtgaataattttagcaAGAATATTGTGAATGCCTCTTTCAATATGCCATTTAAACTCGATCTGGAGCTGATGATTCGTCGGCATCCGGAGGAGGTTACTCATAACCGCAGCAAGCGACCCTTTATCACCTACACTTTCGAAGATTTGGGCGTGAGATTCGCCATCTTTCCCACAGGATTCGTTTTGGTCCTGCACTCCTCGAGTCACAGCGAAACAAGGGCGGCCTTAGGTGCATTTCTGCCAATCCTGGCCAGGTTCAAGAATGGATATCCAACTTTGGAGGAGCAGCAGGGATTGCTGGTGGGGGATCTCACATATAAATTGGTGTGGGAAAGGCGATTGGAGGACGACAAGGACGGTCTCTTGCTCTACTCTTAG
- the LOC128261520 gene encoding uncharacterized protein LOC128261520 isoform X1: protein MDAINNIFKPLDDEEYRDEKKPDCLKDEENRDGNMSNLDKLFDKLCPNDHSFVREEVDIKNPKPEISDFYKNFFMKSPIDFSWKKANIKGDLMGNDLDIDYVNIFEDVGKLAQVEKQLQLLYRPFTCVMDVSCRFNMYELCLLLIDSRYDPGSHPSVSVKVTHPSALVKITPGGKIVSTALSVDSARRALFKVVRILQNLDYKADVNNFSKNIVNASFNMPFKLDLELMIRRHPEEVTHNRSKRPFITYTFEDLGVRFAIFPTGFVLVLHSSSHSETRAALGAFLPILARFKNGYPTLEEQQGLLVGDLTYKLVWERRLEDDKDGLLLYS, encoded by the exons atggatgccataaataatatattcaaACCACTAGATGATGAGGA ATATAGAGATGAGAAAAAACCTGACTGCCTAAAGGATGAGGAAAATCGTGATGGTAACATGTCCAATCTGGACAAACTATTTGATAAACTTTGCCCAAATGATCATAGTTTCGTAAGGGAAGAGGTGGATATTAAGAATCCAAAGCCGGAAATTAGTGACTTTtacaagaatttttttatgaagaGTCCTATTGATTTTTCCTGGAAAAAGGCCAACATAAAGGGTGATCTGATGGGAAACGACTTAGATATAGACTATGTGAATATTTTTGAGGATGTGGGCAAACTGGCCCAGGTGGAGAAGCAGCTGCAGTTGCTCTACAGACCCTTCACTTGTGTCATGGATGTCAGCTGCCGATTCAATATGTACGAACTGTGCCTGCTGCTGATCGATTCCCGCTACGATCCGGGTAGTCATCCTTCCGTCTCCGTGAAGGTGACCCATCCCAGTGCCCTGGTGAAGATCACTCCAGGTGGCAAGATTGTGTCCACCGCTTTATCCGTTGATTCGGCAAGGCGTGCCCTGTTCAAGGTCGTTAGAATACTGCAGAATCTGGACTACAAGGCGGAtgtgaataattttagcaAGAATATTGTGAATGCCTCTTTCAATATGCCATTTAAACTCGATCTGGAGCTGATGATTCGTCGGCATCCGGAGGAGGTTACTCATAACCGCAGCAAGCGACCCTTTATCACCTACACTTTCGAAGATTTGGGCGTGAGATTCGCCATCTTTCCCACAGGATTCGTTTTGGTCCTGCACTCCTCGAGTCACAGCGAAACAAGGGCGGCCTTAGGTGCATTTCTGCCAATCCTGGCCAGGTTCAAGAATGGATATCCAACTTTGGAGGAGCAGCAGGGATTGCTGGTGGGGGATCTCACATATAAATTGGTGTGGGAAAGGCGATTGGAGGACGACAAGGACGGTCTCTTGCTCTACTCTTAG